aaaaaaagccaattttaattttttcaggcCATTAACCagcacaaacaaaaaacatttagacTGTGCTCAGATTTAAAAAGCTCGTTTAAAATCAACATTGTGATTCAGGTGAAGAAATTCTAAACATCACAGCACCGTTGTATATTATAGAAACTTAAAGTTGCTTAcaatcttcaattttttttaataagaaatacagGCCCTATGAGATTACTCaagttaaaagtaataataaggATGCACTgttttttaaaagtgaaaacaaCAGACCCATATCcaactataaaaatacacacatcaattaaaaaatatatcttaacaaCTTGGAATTATGACCACTATATAACCCATTCTTACAACAGACTCATAACATCTGAAAACTTATTTTTAGCCTTAATACAAAAACACACCCTTAGCACTACTTGTTTTAAACAGTCTACAAGACAGGATGTTAAATTTGTGTTTTGGTTACAGCAACAGaactttttaaacaaacattaaagtgACCAATATATCGAAGTTTTTTTACGTTTATGAACCAAAACGTACGATTTGACTTGAGTGAGGGCTAAACAGGAGCAAGTCTTCCTTCGGACCACACGACCCAGACGAGACTTGTTCTTCACAATGCAATATGGAACTTCCATTTTACGACACAGAGAGGGCATGAAGAGGACCaactacatttaaaaacaacaacattaatagtGTTCTCACTTAATAATCTGATAAACTTGACAAATTATTACAAGCTCAGTTGATGTCACATTTCAGCACAAAATCAGGTGAAGAAATTCCAGCATCACAGCTAAGTCATTTAAAAGGTGACCACTTTCTATAGAAACAAAAATCTCAAGTTGttttagtctgcttgaaatttTACTTTAAGACTTTGATACCAAGCATAAGTTACATTGGAAGTCTGTAGTATCAATATTTGTTATACTTCTGTGAATGATATAATGACTAAAAATTGTTTCTAATTCTTCACAAGCAAAGATTTAAAATGCTTACTAACAAAGTTCAAAGGTCCTAGCCAGAAGAGAAAATTGTTTGCCTTACTTTATGTAATATGttaaacttattttgaaatagcaaatatttacatatataatgtataattaaaatgattacatgttacaaaatactagtacacTAAAAGTCAAGgtggtcactttgtaaagactaaaggtgagttatattattggatatggtaacaggCAAGCATAATGGAGACAAAcctacatttgtatttttgttgttattaagttgTAGTCCTACCACATAAAAACAGAAAAGGTAATTGATAATGATTTCTTAATTTTGATACAATGGTTACAAGGTCTGTCAAATTGACAGACCTCACAGTTAGGAAGAAAATAGCCTTACTGAAAAACTAACTTTTGAAATACATGTAGGTTTAAGAGATTACACACATGACACCAAGAACTTGGGGACAAAGAATATATGATGAAAACCATAGCACAAAAATAACTTTGCATGCTATGGCTACTAACAAGACTtttcaaacaaatcttcagtaaaaatatttaaaagtcagAATTTTCTACACAAAAACTTGTGTATTGTACTGAGACCATTGCAAAAGgcctaatatttacttttaaatgaagaaactaatatatatagtttgataCCAAACCCATTGAAATCTTTAAAATAGTGGTTAGATAACATTTTGACCTGTCACGAGAGGGTTAATGGCTACTAAGCAGAAGTCAAATAATTAGAAGTTACCACACATCCAAAACATGTCAACTCACCTCAATTGGATCAACATCATTAGCAATAACTACCAACTGGGCCTTTTTTTGTTCTATCAATGATGTAACCGTATTGCATCCCTGACGTACGACCAACTGCCTTTTTGTTGGAACATCTTCCTTCCCTGCTGCTTTGTCTTCAGCCCTCTGACGCAGACGAGCTTTCTTGGCCTGCTTCGACTCGGGACGATATTTATCCAACAAACGAAACAACTGTGTGGCTGTTCAAATGTAAAGATAACTCAACTaaaatttcaatgtaaaaaacAGTACAATAAAACCTAAACACTGTGCATAATATATTCATAACTATTTTAAATGAAGGTTACCCTTTGGCATTAGCAAAAACCAACTGAAAAGCACCACAAGTGAATCGTTTGGGACAAAACTTACCAACTTGCCGATCCAACGCCTGGGTAAACTGGTTGATGGGAGGAGGCACCTTGAGTCTCTGATACAAAACAGCCTTTTGTCTCTGCAAGCGAACATATTTAGGCCATCGCACAAAACGACTAAGATCACGTTTAGGCTGGATGTTTTGACCTAAAGAACAGAACTGGAGTTACGCACTTCCATAAAATACACAATCCGCCAGTTTTGTGTTTGGAAAGTGTtaacaacaagaaataataaacaatactcTTTACAATGTAAAAGTATTTCACCGAAAACATTAAAGCACAATCCCACCATTAAACTCCACGCTTCATCAAAGAACCAAATCTACTGAACAAATTCGGTGGGACATCCTACCTGAAGATGAAACTGTTTATCAGCAGCTAGGGCCTAGCTGGTACAAAGAAAGAACCAAGCATCATTGGCCATTTGCCACTGGCATACTAGCTACTCACCAATCCCGAAGTTACGAGGTCGCTTCTCATAGAGTGGGTTCACAACCTTTTTCACTTCAGTCTTTTTAGTGGCCAAAGGTGCAGAAGCTACCTTCTTCTTACTTTTCTTCCCTTTTATCTGTAGAGATGAGATATATTACAATTAAATGAATACTTCATCGAGCATTTCAAGTTCATTTGAGAATAAATTTCATCTACCAAGTTCCCTTTCACGAAGTACTGACGTACTACCAGTAGTATCCAAAAGCTAAATTGTATTGATActcatatatttaattacttacgATTAGGTCTGCTAATTCTATAGCCTGgcaattatttaaaacattcacaaTATTTGTTcatgataaaaatacacattaagtattttaaattatacctATAAATTAGATATCCGCTTGTCTTAATTCTACACTTTTAAGTAATTAATCaaagtttacatattttaatttttcactaaaCTAATTTTCCAGTACGTTCCATTTACACAgcttttaagttttaaacaatgGCGTGTTTTGTAAGTTCATATAACTGTCCAATCATATGTCGATTATAAACCAATCACAACAGTTATGAACTAATCTCGTGGCGAAACCTATTCCACGGTACAACTACAATTAACACGTTGCCGGCCTAAcaatttaaaaccattttatttgaaaataaagtgaaCGAAAACTTGAAGCTAAACTTTAATAATAAGCCATTGTGTATAGCTAACTCAAGTCTGTGAAATTGAAAAACTTCAGAGTAGGACAAAGAAACGTTGAACTACcacacacttattttttttttactatttacgactttttgtttctt
This genomic window from Tachypleus tridentatus isolate NWPU-2018 chromosome 10, ASM421037v1, whole genome shotgun sequence contains:
- the RpL7A gene encoding ribosomal protein L7A; the protein is MVQKKIKGKKSKKKVASAPLATKKTEVKKVVNPLYEKRPRNFGIGQNIQPKRDLSRFVRWPKYVRLQRQKAVLYQRLKVPPPINQFTQALDRQVATQLFRLLDKYRPESKQAKKARLRQRAEDKAAGKEDVPTKRQLVVRQGCNTVTSLIEQKKAQLVVIANDVDPIELVLFMPSLCRKMEVPYCIVKNKSRLGRVVRRKTCSCLALTQVKSEDKTSLSKLVEAIKTNFNDRYDEIRRHWGGGMVGSKSAARISKIEKARAKEITQKVG